The Lycium barbarum isolate Lr01 chromosome 11, ASM1917538v2, whole genome shotgun sequence genome contains the following window.
attttgacatagatttttcaagtttgtaaaaataaaatttactccatatatttagaaactacataaaaagtgctataagtcatgataatttataattcaaataatttagaaaaaaagtAAGGAAAACGTGGTCAAAGAACCATCTCGTAGACTTCCcaaatagtaataggttcacgtaaattgaaacagagagagtattaGCTTTGGGCCTGGGCTTAGCAAGGGCTAAATGCCACTTGTAGCATAGTACTAATAAAGACTGTTAAATCTAAGATTTCTTGCTGCACGAAAATTTCCTATTTTGTGTTGGAGTTGAGAAAATTAAATCCAAATCCTATTCGTTTTGAGGAGTGAAATTCTATTCCTACATGGTTTTGATTTGcgtctatttatttatttatttatttatttatttatttatttaaagtcAACCCGACTGCCATTGATACACTGAAAAAGGGCAGTGGAGAAGCTAAAACAGGCAACATGTATTCACTGATCAAACAGGAATTAGACAGACTAAGCCAAAGCCCAGATGTCGGTGACTGGAAAAAATTCGGTAAATTGGTGATCAAACAGAAAATCCTTGAAGCCGAAGCGAAAGCCCTACGTAAAAAGCAATTAGAACAGCAACAGAATGACGAGAAGTACGTTACCGATAATAAATCCGAATCTTCTTCATCGGGCTCCCTACCGACACAAGATGTTATGGATGCCACAAATATAATTTGGAGAAGCTCTAGGATGTGAATGAAAAATAAAAGACTTGGTGACTACATTGTGGATAATGAAGGCTAATAGAAAGCAATTACAAATAGGGCACTCAGTTGGCATCGTGGAAGTTGTCGGTTCTCTCAATATTTCTCATCTCTCTTTCTGCTCTACTCTATTTCTGCTCATCTCTTCTTCTTGTTTGTCTATCTTAATTGTCTAGTAATTTCATTCCAGTTGTCTAGTTAAACAATTTCAAGTTGTCATCGTTCTTTTTCGTTTCATATTATATATAATCAGTCCGGTTTGCCTTTGGATTTTGTGTATTTGAATCGTAGCATTGGTGCTTTCATTGATTTATCCATGATCGATGCAGATGAAATGGTTTACTTTTCACCTTGAAGTTGAAAGTTggcgtatcttttttttttcctattgaAATAATATAGAAAACCTGCAAAGTCAATTAGTGAAGTTAACTTGAAAAAGTTTGTCCATACATATAGCTGTTATACgacaaaattaattaaaaaatcatGCAATCTTAACTGTGTTAATATTTGTGTTTGTTTTCCATAAACACAGAATCTTAACTCTCCACAAGTGACTTTATGGACTAGTAGGCAGAGTTTACTATTGGCTTCCATGTTAACTAGTTCTTCCCCACTGTCATCAACCTAAAAGCTCGTAAAAGTCTCTTGCTTCTGAGGTAAGAAAATAAACTGATACCGAGTAATGAGTGCAACAATTTGCATCGTGCGTTAAACTAACTCGCAATCAGATTACAGGTTTGGAAATTTATTAGAGCGTTTAACTTGCTGCAACGTATTAATAGACAATTTAAGTCACGTAGCAACAAATCTTTTTGTTGTTTTCATGGCATAAACATTAGTCTAGGGTCCCAGGAACTCTTTTAACTCTACAACGTTATTCTCATCCTTCTAAGGGTGGACGTCACTAATAGAGTCGTAACCAAGCAGCTGCTTAGCTGGCCCAGACAGAGGGTATTGCACATTTAACTATCGCATGTTGGCCCCGCTATGCTTCAACCGTAATTCCATCATCCACACAAGCGGACTAAAATGCTCGCGGTCCAGGCATGTCTCTCCTCATTAGTCAGCTTCACTATCTTCTCATCCTCGGGACCCTTCACCGAGTTGATATCCAAAAGAGCCCGAGAAGCTGGAATAATCTCATCTTCCGTATACTCAGGAACTCCCGAATCCAACATGTACTTTGTCAAGAACTTACCTAGGTACAATCTCTTCATCCATGATATCTAGTCCGCTGCATCTCATTAAGCATGAGCTCACCTACATTGATGGATTGTCCTGTCATCAAGAAATAAATGAAACATATACGAGCTCGTGTAACCTTTGTCCAGTGCTCTCCCAGTATGATATGAGCCTGAACGATCAACTACCAGACTCGGGCTGGCTTTTGAAACTCACCTCTCAGCATCTCGAGGTGCTCCCTACATCTATTGCAGGTCCACAAGACCCTAGGTCTCTCCACACATAGAGTATGAAGGATGTCCCTATAGGTCGGTCGCAGATGAACTCAGTGAGTGTCTTGttgggagagggggggggggggggttccctGATCAGTTACTTGCCATTTGCCGTGTGGTAGCGTATAGTTCTTTGACTATATGGGTGCGGCAGAGAGTCCAAACCCGTTCTTTCATAATTGCTAATACTCTTGGAAAATTCTTCTCTACAATTGCCTCATCAATACCCACTCAAACACATAGCGGTCGTGCAGTTTGAAATTCTTATACCACTTCCTGCCTTCATCATTAGTAAGCTTGGGTCCATGACGGGACCTCTTTGGTGGTCTGGCAGATTATTAAGCAACTTCTTTACAGTGATTGCTAGACATATCCTCCTTATGTTTCCTCGATGACTGGGCAGCCTCGGATGGTCTAGCTACAGATTTGTCAATCTTAGCTCTtccaatttttcttatttttacctAAAACTGTAAACAACAGAAGCAACACGCTAGTTGTATCTCAGAAGGCAAGTCAAAGTAAAAGTAAAGGTCAAACGGACCCCACACTTAAAACTTAGTATTAAAGATATAGGGGTGCAAAGTGTAATTAGACTAGACTAGAGGGTGCATTTGTACAGAGCTGTTAGTTAGTAACTAACTGCCTGAGCGCCGACTTGATTAGAAGATAAATATCTTATACGAGCATTGTAAGATTCATTATTTTACAGATCAATCGAAAATAATGAGAGCATTTGACATGTTAGGAGTGAAATCTTATTGATAACACCAGTGCCTACTATAAACCAAGCCTATGTAGTAGTAGTTCAGGAAGAAAGTCAAGGAACAATAGGAGTAGGAGCTGAACAAAGTCAAAGAACAATGGGAGTAAGAGCAACAAGTAAGGAACCTCTAATTGTGCTAGAAGGTAGAGGTCACAACTTTATCATGGACAAAGTTCCAATCTTAATCAGACAACAGGTAGAAGTCAGAATCACAGTTTTCATCCTGGACAAAGTTCTAGTCAAAATCAAAACTATTATCCTGGGGAAAGTTCTAGTCAAAATCAGAACTATTATCTTGGACAAAGTTCTAATCAGAATCAGAACTATCAACCTGGACAAACTTCTAGCAAGAGTCAGAATTTTTACACTGGATAGAGTTCTCCAAGTACATATCCTAGAAAACATGGAGGTGTGGTATGTGAGCATTGTGGATATAAGGGACATTTGAAAAATAAATGTTACAGACTAGTTTGATATCCTCCTAATTTCAAGAGCAAAATTAGCAACCACCTGCACAAGAAAGGGACCACATGTCAACAATGCAGCTGCTTaaggaaaaatggaaaacatGAGTCAACTTACAAGGACATCATCTCTTAGAGAGCCAATATGAAGATGTGCTGAACAGGTTGAATAACAAAGAGATTGGAGAGAGCTCAACTGCATTCAAAATGACATGTATTATTGTTTTCCTGGCAAGTGTACTTGAATGAGAGTGAATAGTAGACTCAGGTGCCTTTCACTATGTTCCTTCGTGCAAAGATGTGTTGAATAATGTTAGTGCAATTGAAAAATAAGGCTGTGTTGGAGTACGGAAGGGGTTTGCAGGTTACTCATTTGTATGGCCTAAAATAGAATTCTAGACAATGGAACATTAAACTCACTGATGCATTGTTTGAAGCAGGATACATTCAAAGCCACTATTGATCATCCTTTGTTTACAAAGAGATCAGGACAACACCATGTAGTCATTATATTCTAGTTTATGTAGATGATCTCTTGATCACTGGTAGCAATGTGACTTTAGTAGAGGAAGCTAAGAAGACTTTGCATAATAACTTTAAGATGAAGGACCTTGGACTCTTAAAGTTCTTTTTGGGAATTGAGGTCATGAGGTCAGACAAAGGGATACTGCTTAATTAGAGGAAATATATGTTAGAAATAATATCTAATACTGGCTTAAGTGGTGCTAAACCCGTTGCTACACCATTGGAAGCTAAATTGAAGCTCACCACTGTggattatgatgagcatgtcggAGTACAAGGAGATGAGATTCTACAAAATGTTGATATTTACCAGAAGTTAATTGGGAAGTTGATTTATGTGACCATCACAAGAACTGACATTTGTTTTGTAGTACAACTGTTGAGTAGTTTATGCAACATCAAAAGCAATCACATCGAAGCTGCCATGAGACTTGTAAGGTATCTTAAAGGTTCACTGGGAATGGGAATCCTTATGAAGAAGGGACCAGTTGACCAGCTTGAAGCATTTTGTGACTCTGATTGGGCTTCATGTCCCAATACAAGAAACCTGTGACTGGTTATGTGTTAAAACTAAGAGATTCATTACTGTCTTGGAAATCAAAGAAACAACAGACTATCAGCAGATGTTCTGCAGAGGCAGAGTATAAGAGTATGGCAGCAGCATCAACTGAGATCACATGGATGGTTGGTTTGTTACAAGAACTGAATGTGCAATTAGCAGGACCAGAAAAATTGCACTGTGACAGCAAAGCAACTCTTCAGATAGCAGCaattttcatatttcatgaaaGGATCAAACATATTAAATTGGATTGCCATTTTGTGAGAGAAAAGATCAAGAGTGGACTGATTGCACCGTAATATATACCAACTACTTTGCAACTGGCAGACCTGATGACTAAAGCACTTGGAGGTGCACAACATCAACTGTTGTTATCCAAGCTTGGAGTGTTTGATGTCTTTCACCCTCCAGCTTGAGGGTGAATACTGGAGATATAGGGGTGCAAAGTGTAATTAGACTAGACTATAGGGTGCCTTTGTACAGAGCAGTTAGTTACTAACTAACTGCTTGAGCACCGACTTGATTAGAAGATAAATATTTGATATGAGCATTGTATGATTCATACAGTTCAATAGAAAATATTTCTCTCTCTACTCCTTCCATAACTGCGTTCCACTCAACATAGTTAGGGTTAGCAGCCATGTAAATTGAGCTTGCATGAATTCATTTTAGCACTCAATTGAGCTTAGATTAGCATTTAATTTGCTTAGACGTACTCAGACTTCCCCCTCGCTAAATCACTTATAAACCAAAAAGTTCTCTAGCACATATCGTGGAAATATAGAATGGCATCCACCCCTATGTTATGCACCTAGTCACACAAAATAAATGAGAACAAATCTACAAGAACTAAActaacatgattttctttggtGGGCAATTAGCAATAAGACAATAGAGTGCAATTTAGTGCAGCTCATCTTAATTTGCCAGGATAGTTTAGCTTACGAGCGACATGCCCGACATTGACGTTATGCCCATAACAGTGCAAGCAAATACAATACTGGACTCTCCTTCAATACTATCTAAACAGCAAAATACAACTTCTAATAAAAAGGAAACAAAAACTAATCAGAAGAGGCTAATATATCTAAAGCTGACCTAGCGCGCTACTAACCCCTCTCCAAACACCCAACACTGATTAATTTGACGCCCTGTTATTACTCATGATCAATTTAGAAGCTCGGATACACATTAAGCCAATTCAACGAACACCTAACCTGCAGTTTTGGGGAGGTCGCGGTTCAATGTTTGTTGCACAACTTGGAGCTTGATGACAGCAAGAAACGTAGGGACTTTATTTCTTTCCAATCTTTTCCATTTTTCATGCAAGTTTTGCCTTTGGTTTTGTATGTGCTGAAGTATTTCTATAACATAAAATCGATCATGCACATTTATCTAACTTCAAATCGGATGTATTAATCAGGTGTTCCCGAATATGAAACCTTGATCTAAGCATAGGGCACATTAATTATCCACCTCATTTGACATGTCTGCAAGTACTCAAAGTTAGAGCGGTTAGCTAGATTTTttgacatgtcatcatatcaaaTTGGTTTAGTTAATTACAGTTTATGGCGGTTAATACCGTACGACATTAACCTGGAATTACTGCTATTTATAGTGAAAATTGAAGTTATACTCCCTCCTCCTCCAATTATTTTTAAGATAA
Protein-coding sequences here:
- the LOC132619525 gene encoding uncharacterized mitochondrial protein AtMg00240-like, with the protein product MLEIISNTGLSGAKPVATPLEAKLKLTTVDYDEHVGVQGDEILQNVDIYQKLIGKLIYVTITRTDICFVVQLLSSLCNIKSNHIEAAMRLVRYLKGSLGMGILMKKGPVDQLEAFCDSDWASCPNTRNL